The proteins below come from a single Anguilla rostrata isolate EN2019 chromosome 3, ASM1855537v3, whole genome shotgun sequence genomic window:
- the LOC135250024 gene encoding CXXC-type zinc finger protein 5-like isoform X2: MSGGGRPEAGQAAEALDKGGRGEEGGDRAAPPPQERRNRSGIISEPLSKSLKKSRALSQYTASCSNANGLSQNGVAAPASHRQGSAAARAERVSELTLEGQNGLHFAQAAELLKRAGMLLPGEQGAGSGGDPEGVSAGDTVGSPADFPYLGGFPFNPGLFIMTPAGVFLADSALHMAGLAEYPMQSELASAIGSGKKKRKRCGMCQPCRRRINCEQCSSCRNRKTGHQICKFRKCEELKKKPSAALEVMLPAGAAFRWFQ, encoded by the exons ATGTCGGGCGGGGGACGTCCGGAGGCGGGCCAGGCCGCCGAGGCGCTGGACAAGGGCGGccgcggggaggaggggggcgaccgcgcggccccgcccccccaggagAGGCGGAACCGCAGCGGCATCATCAGCGAGCCGCTCAGCAAGAGCCTGAAGAAGTCGCGGGCGCTGTCCCAGTACACCGCCAGCTGCTCCAACGCCAACGGACTGTCGCAGAACGGCGTGGCGGCGCCCGCGTCGCACCGGCAGGGCTCTGCGGCGGCCCGGGCCGAGCGCGTTTCGGAACTGACCCTGGAGGGGCAGAACGGGCTCCACTTCGCCCAGGCGGCGGAGCTCCTGAAGCGGGCCGGCATGCTGCTGCCgggggagcagggggcggggtcgggcGGCGACCCGGAGGGCGTGTCCGCCGGCGACACCGTGGGCAGCCCCGCGGACTTCCCGTACCTGGGCGGCTTCCCCTTCAACCCGGGCCTCTTCATCATGACGCCCGCGGGCGTCTTCCTCGCCGACAGCGCGCTGCACATGGCCGGCCTGGCGGAGTACCCCATGCAGAGCGAGCTGGCCTCCGCCATCGGCTCCGGCAAGAAGAAGCGGAAACGCTGCGGCATGTGCCAGCCCTGCCGCCGGCGCATTAACTGCGAGCAGTGCAGCAGCTGCCGCAACCGCAAAACCGGACACCAGATCTGTAAATTTCGCAAGTGCGAGGAACTTAAAAAGAAGCCGTCCGCGGCTCTGGAG GTGATGTTGCCGGCAGGAGCCGCGTTCCGATGGTTCCAGTAG
- the LOC135250024 gene encoding CXXC-type zinc finger protein 5-like isoform X1: MSGGGRPEAGQAAEALDKGGRGEEGGDRAAPPPQERRNRSGIISEPLSKSLKKSRALSQYTASCSNANGLSQNGVAAPASHRQGSAAARAERVSELTLEGQNGLHFAQAAELLKRAGMLLPGEQGAGSGGDPEGVSAGDTVGSPADFPYLGGFPFNPGLFIMTPAGVFLADSALHMAGLAEYPMQSELASAIGSGKKKRKRCGMCQPCRRRINCEQCSSCRNRKTGHQICKFRKCEELKKKPSAALEKVMLPAGAAFRWFQ, from the exons ATGTCGGGCGGGGGACGTCCGGAGGCGGGCCAGGCCGCCGAGGCGCTGGACAAGGGCGGccgcggggaggaggggggcgaccgcgcggccccgcccccccaggagAGGCGGAACCGCAGCGGCATCATCAGCGAGCCGCTCAGCAAGAGCCTGAAGAAGTCGCGGGCGCTGTCCCAGTACACCGCCAGCTGCTCCAACGCCAACGGACTGTCGCAGAACGGCGTGGCGGCGCCCGCGTCGCACCGGCAGGGCTCTGCGGCGGCCCGGGCCGAGCGCGTTTCGGAACTGACCCTGGAGGGGCAGAACGGGCTCCACTTCGCCCAGGCGGCGGAGCTCCTGAAGCGGGCCGGCATGCTGCTGCCgggggagcagggggcggggtcgggcGGCGACCCGGAGGGCGTGTCCGCCGGCGACACCGTGGGCAGCCCCGCGGACTTCCCGTACCTGGGCGGCTTCCCCTTCAACCCGGGCCTCTTCATCATGACGCCCGCGGGCGTCTTCCTCGCCGACAGCGCGCTGCACATGGCCGGCCTGGCGGAGTACCCCATGCAGAGCGAGCTGGCCTCCGCCATCGGCTCCGGCAAGAAGAAGCGGAAACGCTGCGGCATGTGCCAGCCCTGCCGCCGGCGCATTAACTGCGAGCAGTGCAGCAGCTGCCGCAACCGCAAAACCGGACACCAGATCTGTAAATTTCGCAAGTGCGAGGAACTTAAAAAGAAGCCGTCCGCGGCTCTGGAG AAGGTGATGTTGCCGGCAGGAGCCGCGTTCCGATGGTTCCAGTAG